The genomic region GCCGAAACGTTCGGCATCAAACAGCGGCGACAGGGTGGCAAAAATCTCGATTTCGCATCCATTGCAACCGCCACAGTCCACGCGGTATACGTAGGCCGAGCGCTTGATATTCTTCAGTAAGGACGCCTTCATGCTGGCGATGGATTCATCCACTGTCATCGGTACGGGAATGCCGTTGGCGTCGCGTGGGCCGAGTAAATTGCTCATTAGCTGGCCTCTTTCATATGACGAGTCAGTTCAATACGGTCGGACGGCACCAGGCATTTCTGGCGCTTGCAGTCCGGGCAGGTTTCAAAGCTTTCACGGTGGTGTTCCGCGCGGCTGTCGCCGTTGTGCTTCAGCAGTGCAATGGCATAGTCGATCTCCTTTTGCACCGCAAAAGGACGGTTACAGACGCGACAGTTGCATAGCGCGAAACGCGACTGCTGGAGGAAGTCCTCTTTCTTCCACACCGCCAGTTCGTATTCCTGAGAGAGTTTAATTGCCGCCGTCGGGCACACTTCTTCACAGCGGGCGCAAAAGATGCAGCGTCCAAGGTTGAACTGCCAGGCCAGCTCGCCGCTCGTCAGATCGGTTTCTACCGTCAGCGCGTTCGACGGACAGGCATTCACACACGCCGCGCAGCCAATACACTGCTGTGGGTTATGCTCCGGCTTGCCGCGGAAGTTTTTATCAACCGCAATCGGCTCCAGCGGGTAGGACGAAGTCGGTGCGCCGGTTTTGATGACTTTTTTGATAAAGGTAAACATGGCGATTCCTTATTTCAGCGGCGAGTTTTTACGCTCAATGCTGTAGCGCTCAAGTTCTTTGTACGGCACGACTTTGCTCTTCTTCTTGCGCACATCGACAACCGTCATACGGTCGGTGCAGGAATAGCAAGGGTCGAGGCTACCGATAATCAGCGGCGCATCGGAAACGGTGTTGCCCCGCAGCATA from Citrobacter sp. RHB25-C09 harbors:
- the hycF gene encoding formate hydrogenlyase subunit HycF, which produces MFTFIKKVIKTGAPTSSYPLEPIAVDKNFRGKPEHNPQQCIGCAACVNACPSNALTVETDLTSGELAWQFNLGRCIFCARCEEVCPTAAIKLSQEYELAVWKKEDFLQQSRFALCNCRVCNRPFAVQKEIDYAIALLKHNGDSRAEHHRESFETCPDCKRQKCLVPSDRIELTRHMKEAS